A stretch of Streptomyces vietnamensis DNA encodes these proteins:
- a CDS encoding M64 family metallopeptidase: MKVVDFALGDVSRVAHGWTVAVLPEGYTQAELDAGLFDADVAKFVKRLLVTPPFSDAGLRPLLNVVKVRKASAHTGNTIHLITPTPTTSPFGTMFGAMFGRDLFQGHQIERAIYGDDVAVKDAVHNEPGLKAVNHFLVLINNTQTDGGCMHNEVGWFTKFSASWPDVAIHELGHQAFRLADEYPYRNDSSDPVSTYPGSDPTEPNITTVTDVATMKWSEVLTLPQSQVPTTMRATPCVRNHPVIAANPPIPADAVGAYEGAQHHDCGVFRPSLQCRMREETRPFCRVCEMTAHIDIGHYLVDARAGSEYGAGAWTHVQSFAAGANPERMLSYNAATGAYAISAAATYRFPTRRPDGTPPIDSHNPTVGTGSLGADWTWLAPFDFGGSPHYFGHQFGSGTQGIFATDATFTSVGLTHATPPGHASHTHVVTLNLGGAPHYIGYNSLTGDAGLFRLDSDTADPVPVSTMQWGVGHTAVVPIMIGSEPYVMTYRMSTGELMIRHLTPSGFTMAFASPSGFWKRNVTHVALLDLDNRPYLVRYSGFDGRAAVHHVRDGGTGVDLVCRVPSLGPGALSILGAGAPVMGRVQLPEPNSGKSPWLYIYNALKQTLNLTPVEAR, translated from the coding sequence GTGAAGGTCGTCGACTTCGCCCTCGGGGATGTGAGCCGGGTCGCCCACGGCTGGACCGTCGCCGTGCTGCCCGAGGGTTACACACAGGCCGAACTCGACGCCGGGCTGTTCGACGCGGACGTGGCGAAGTTCGTCAAACGGCTGCTGGTGACCCCGCCGTTCAGCGATGCCGGCCTGCGGCCACTGCTGAACGTGGTCAAGGTCCGCAAGGCGTCGGCGCACACCGGAAACACCATCCACCTCATCACTCCGACCCCCACCACGTCCCCCTTCGGCACCATGTTCGGCGCCATGTTCGGCCGGGACCTCTTCCAAGGGCATCAGATCGAACGTGCCATTTACGGCGATGACGTTGCCGTGAAGGATGCCGTGCACAACGAGCCCGGCCTCAAGGCGGTGAACCACTTCCTCGTCTTGATAAACAACACCCAGACCGACGGCGGATGCATGCATAACGAGGTCGGCTGGTTCACCAAATTCAGCGCTTCCTGGCCCGACGTGGCCATCCATGAACTCGGGCACCAGGCGTTCAGACTCGCCGACGAATATCCCTATCGGAACGACTCCTCGGACCCGGTGTCCACGTACCCCGGTAGCGACCCGACCGAGCCCAACATCACCACGGTCACCGACGTCGCCACCATGAAGTGGTCCGAGGTCCTCACTCTGCCGCAGTCCCAGGTCCCCACCACGATGCGGGCCACTCCTTGCGTGCGGAACCACCCGGTCATCGCGGCGAACCCGCCGATTCCCGCGGACGCCGTGGGTGCCTACGAGGGCGCGCAACACCACGACTGCGGCGTCTTTCGGCCGTCACTCCAGTGCCGCATGCGGGAGGAAACTCGCCCGTTCTGCCGGGTGTGCGAGATGACCGCACATATCGACATCGGCCATTACCTGGTCGACGCGCGCGCCGGAAGTGAGTACGGTGCCGGGGCCTGGACGCATGTGCAGAGCTTCGCGGCCGGTGCGAACCCGGAGCGCATGCTGTCGTACAACGCGGCCACAGGCGCCTACGCGATCTCCGCCGCCGCCACCTACCGGTTCCCGACCCGCCGCCCCGACGGCACTCCGCCGATCGACTCCCACAACCCGACGGTCGGAACCGGATCCCTCGGCGCCGACTGGACCTGGCTGGCCCCCTTCGACTTCGGTGGAAGTCCCCACTACTTCGGCCATCAGTTCGGCTCCGGTACGCAGGGCATCTTCGCGACGGACGCGACGTTCACGTCGGTCGGCCTCACCCACGCCACCCCACCTGGTCACGCCTCGCACACCCACGTTGTGACCCTCAACCTGGGCGGGGCCCCGCACTACATCGGCTACAACAGTCTCACCGGAGACGCCGGCCTGTTCCGCCTCGACAGCGACACCGCCGATCCGGTGCCCGTTTCCACGATGCAGTGGGGCGTCGGCCACACGGCCGTCGTGCCCATCATGATCGGCAGCGAGCCCTACGTCATGACCTACCGGATGAGCACCGGCGAGTTGATGATCCGTCATCTCACCCCGTCCGGTTTCACCATGGCCTTCGCATCGCCATCCGGATTCTGGAAACGCAACGTCACCCATGTGGCACTGCTGGATCTCGACAACCGCCCGTACCTCGTCCGCTACTCCGGCTTCGACGGCAGGGCCGCCGTCCATCACGTGCGTGACGGCGGGACAGGTGTCGACCTGGTGTGCCGCGTTCCGTCCCTCGGCCCCGGCGCTCTGTCGATTCTCGGTGCGGGCGCACCAGTGATGGGTCGCGTGCAACTTCCCGAGCCGAACAGCGGCAAGAGCCCGTGGCTGTACATCTACAACGCCCTGAAGCAGACACTGAACCTCACTCCCGTGGAGGCGCGTTGA
- a CDS encoding DUF6603 domain-containing protein, whose translation MSGTVADLAAQLRTGLAAVLPQLGALGVTQRRAKLAQALGLPGAQVTPSALLSRIGVPQSDQAGDLWPKLLALLADSADGAAAGWNLTVPDVLVVTADDVQVLGVTLPPEISFTVRLGTLRLADVLEVRQDITLTLSVPSDPAGAALQLSVRGIRLTLPTDALLTLLAPGGSALEGDVQAGLDMTGVHFQGGGKNGLAVPLRAAPPGLRAPALYLAPAGGALRFTASFGASLLGVADATLDGIGSELTPGAPATPVPPSGMGLSMALGPARGSGFLERRGDEYRGALGLALGVVDVRAFGILRPGEPSLLIALSAHFTPAVELGLAFTLNAVGGIVGIGRAIDRAGLAAAVQSGHLDDVLFPDDPARAAPQILQTLASVFPARRGSQVVGPTFRLGWGRPVSFVTADLGLVLELPSGVVALLGRLRIALPAPQAPILDLRASVAGVMDPGAGLVEMVADLAGSRLLTAGIEGGIALRIKVGSDAAFILSAGGFHPRFPKPAGFPVPRRLSIAIASAPALSIVFSGYFAVTPGTAQAGATLTAVIGSSDTGVSGQLGFDALLRWEPSFGVVLDLYGSFHLRFDGHSLCSVDIRVRVEGPTPCWHVAGRASVSLFFIDVSFPFDEHWACTGAVGAPPAPDVAPLLEHELDNPRTWEPVLPDGAANLAALRGDGADTGRLLHPLGRLRFSQRVVPLDVTVTRFGPGRLQNPTAFAVTVRFGDGSGAVQPVREQFARADFFDLTDDEKLTQPAFELLRSGSELTPPAAGGGAPRRTVEVRYETKWLGERGAPPQPRAPWTLAETHLLAALQHGAVATSAVHGDRIRYVSPPAPTALKAPSFAVAHVDTLTEVTELGRKSTFTEAALSFDAPSGRTQLLHVVPPYELKATP comes from the coding sequence GTGAGCGGGACCGTTGCCGATCTGGCCGCGCAGCTGCGGACCGGGCTGGCCGCAGTCCTGCCCCAGCTGGGTGCGCTGGGCGTCACGCAGAGGCGAGCCAAGCTGGCTCAGGCGCTCGGACTGCCGGGGGCGCAAGTGACGCCCTCGGCGCTGCTGTCCCGCATCGGCGTGCCGCAGAGCGATCAGGCGGGCGACCTGTGGCCCAAGCTGCTGGCGTTGCTCGCCGACTCGGCGGACGGCGCGGCCGCGGGCTGGAACCTCACCGTTCCGGATGTCCTCGTGGTCACCGCGGACGACGTCCAGGTCCTCGGCGTCACCCTGCCACCGGAGATCTCCTTCACCGTACGCCTGGGCACCCTCCGGCTGGCCGACGTGCTGGAGGTACGGCAGGACATCACGCTCACCCTCAGCGTGCCGTCCGACCCCGCGGGTGCCGCGCTGCAGCTCTCCGTGCGCGGCATACGGCTCACCCTGCCCACGGACGCGCTGCTCACCCTGCTCGCCCCGGGCGGGTCGGCCCTGGAAGGTGACGTCCAGGCCGGGCTGGACATGACGGGGGTCCACTTCCAGGGCGGTGGGAAGAACGGCCTCGCGGTACCGCTGAGGGCCGCACCGCCGGGCCTGCGCGCGCCCGCCCTGTACCTGGCGCCCGCCGGCGGCGCGCTGCGGTTCACCGCCTCCTTCGGCGCCTCGCTGCTGGGCGTCGCCGACGCCACGCTCGACGGCATCGGCAGCGAGCTGACCCCAGGAGCCCCGGCCACACCGGTGCCCCCGAGCGGGATGGGCCTGAGCATGGCGCTGGGCCCCGCCCGGGGCAGTGGATTCCTGGAGCGGCGCGGTGACGAGTACCGCGGCGCCCTGGGGCTCGCCCTGGGGGTGGTGGACGTACGGGCGTTCGGCATTCTGCGGCCCGGCGAGCCGTCGCTCCTGATCGCCCTCAGCGCCCACTTCACGCCGGCCGTTGAACTCGGCCTCGCGTTCACCCTGAACGCGGTCGGCGGGATCGTCGGCATCGGGCGCGCCATCGACCGCGCCGGCCTCGCGGCGGCCGTGCAGTCGGGTCACCTGGACGACGTTCTGTTCCCGGACGATCCGGCCCGGGCCGCACCGCAGATCCTTCAGACGCTGGCGTCGGTCTTCCCGGCCCGGCGCGGCAGTCAGGTCGTCGGGCCGACCTTCCGGCTGGGCTGGGGCCGCCCGGTGTCCTTCGTGACCGCGGACCTCGGACTCGTCCTGGAACTGCCCAGTGGTGTCGTCGCCCTCCTGGGCCGGCTCAGGATCGCGCTGCCCGCCCCCCAGGCGCCGATCCTCGACCTGCGGGCTTCCGTCGCGGGCGTCATGGACCCGGGAGCCGGACTCGTGGAGATGGTCGCCGACCTCGCCGGGTCCCGGCTGCTCACCGCCGGCATCGAGGGCGGGATCGCGCTGCGGATCAAGGTCGGCTCCGACGCGGCGTTCATTCTCAGCGCCGGCGGTTTCCACCCTCGCTTCCCCAAGCCCGCCGGGTTCCCGGTACCCCGCCGGCTGTCCATCGCCATCGCCAGTGCCCCGGCCCTCAGCATCGTCTTCTCCGGATACTTCGCCGTCACCCCCGGCACCGCCCAGGCGGGAGCAACGCTGACCGCGGTCATCGGATCGTCGGACACCGGGGTGAGCGGACAGCTCGGCTTCGACGCACTGCTGCGCTGGGAGCCCAGCTTCGGCGTCGTGCTCGATCTGTACGGCTCCTTCCACCTCCGTTTCGACGGCCACAGCCTGTGCTCGGTCGACATACGGGTCCGTGTCGAGGGGCCGACCCCCTGCTGGCACGTCGCCGGACGGGCCTCGGTCTCCCTGTTCTTCATCGACGTCAGCTTCCCGTTCGACGAGCACTGGGCCTGCACCGGTGCCGTCGGGGCTCCGCCCGCTCCCGATGTCGCACCCCTGCTGGAGCACGAACTCGACAACCCCCGCACCTGGGAGCCGGTGCTGCCCGACGGCGCGGCCAACCTGGCCGCCCTACGGGGCGACGGCGCGGACACCGGCCGGTTGCTGCACCCGCTCGGCCGGCTCCGCTTCAGCCAGCGCGTGGTGCCCCTCGACGTCACCGTGACCCGGTTCGGCCCCGGACGTCTGCAGAACCCGACGGCCTTCGCCGTCACCGTGCGCTTCGGCGACGGCAGCGGGGCGGTCCAGCCGGTGCGCGAGCAGTTCGCGCGCGCGGACTTCTTCGACCTCACCGACGACGAGAAGCTCACCCAGCCCGCGTTCGAACTGCTCCGCTCCGGCAGTGAGCTGACCCCTCCGGCGGCCGGGGGCGGTGCGCCCCGCCGCACCGTGGAGGTGCGCTACGAGACCAAGTGGCTCGGCGAGCGCGGTGCCCCGCCTCAGCCGCGCGCCCCCTGGACGCTCGCCGAAACCCACCTGCTCGCCGCGCTCCAGCACGGTGCGGTGGCGACCAGCGCGGTCCACGGTGACCGGATCCGGTACGTCTCGCCGCCCGCGCCGACGGCTCTGAAGGCACCGTCGTTCGCCGTCGCCCACGTCGACACTCTCACCGAGGTCACCGAGCTGGGACGCAAGTCCACCTTCACCGAAGCGGCCCTGTCGTTCGACGCCCCGTCCGGACGCACGCAGCTGCTGCACGTCGTCCCGCCGTACGAGCTGAAGGCCACGCCATGA
- a CDS encoding peptidoglycan-binding protein has protein sequence MPDIEIDTSRLTAPSFTVPEAGTGPIDGSVTPPPTVTLPAPGTYHLMQSPAPASDVVFVVAEDGTLDFDAALDGIVEGRATHRLTLHGLPVHLDATALDHDLRLEIGGPALPADRPHDLALLPCQRYRLSGGNGNLAFALPVTGSIQLDPDAAGFASASGNALTVQGRTIRIDGTALSHDVEPTGLSGPSFLPRASVNELTLLPADGYGFQPGSGLVADLKFGVDRDGHVYVDFEFTGFASAVEDTLVLHGYPVLIDTTAADSDLVGLSNISASTPGPPPNRRGPREILYVLLPARGYLPQTVNGVLRTGFDFERDGTVTFPYSAAGRYGVASPTAPTPSEQGQEVTLNALVRPTDADAGPPRGTVTFSLQQGPPLGTAEVDDQGRASITTSDLPLGDSVIAIDYAGGDAFVPASTTVPHHVNPRQGKPVGDAPLAEVLDWALLPTLALMADPHAVDGHVKLAQSLLNAAGAATPALVVDGNFGVLTQDAVHTFRAGPILTPGDDIDTPVWFALAVAAPCPLLEPGPRIPPMTGPPVAVVQRLLNQQGAEPPLDDDGKYGPKTETAVRTFQMAHGLTVTGTVTPETWVALAGPPPTPTPSDPSGSRSMRLTFSYDSADWAQGGPVVRFVSREDLEMTAPLAADPDDSPHGRAGFWYELRDAAGRVLYRRARHRPIAVLREVTGPGDDGGLVALPVDAPRGTFELIAPLLPEGASVVLFSSPPDPDRLDEPASEIFSLPLDQPL, from the coding sequence ATGCCCGACATCGAGATCGACACCTCGCGTCTCACCGCGCCGTCGTTCACGGTGCCCGAGGCCGGCACCGGGCCGATCGACGGCTCGGTGACCCCGCCGCCCACGGTGACACTACCGGCCCCCGGCACCTACCACCTCATGCAGAGCCCCGCCCCTGCCTCCGACGTGGTCTTCGTGGTGGCCGAGGACGGCACGCTCGACTTCGACGCGGCACTCGACGGCATCGTCGAAGGCCGCGCCACCCACCGCCTGACCCTGCACGGGCTGCCCGTACACCTGGACGCCACCGCCCTGGACCATGACCTGAGGCTGGAGATCGGCGGCCCGGCGCTGCCCGCTGACCGACCCCACGATCTCGCCCTGCTGCCCTGTCAGCGATACCGCCTCAGCGGAGGAAACGGAAACCTGGCCTTCGCGCTTCCCGTCACCGGCTCGATCCAACTCGATCCGGACGCCGCTGGTTTCGCCTCGGCGTCCGGCAATGCGCTGACCGTTCAGGGCCGCACGATCCGCATCGACGGAACAGCACTGTCCCACGACGTGGAGCCGACCGGCCTTTCCGGGCCGAGCTTCCTTCCGCGCGCGTCGGTGAACGAGCTGACGCTCCTGCCGGCGGACGGCTACGGCTTCCAGCCCGGATCCGGACTCGTCGCGGACCTGAAGTTCGGAGTCGACCGTGACGGGCACGTCTACGTCGACTTCGAGTTCACCGGCTTCGCGTCGGCGGTCGAGGACACGCTCGTCCTGCACGGTTACCCGGTCCTGATCGACACGACGGCCGCGGACAGCGACCTCGTCGGGCTGAGCAACATCTCGGCGTCCACCCCCGGCCCACCACCGAACCGCCGCGGCCCCCGGGAGATCCTCTACGTCCTGCTGCCCGCCCGCGGCTATCTGCCGCAGACGGTGAACGGCGTCCTGCGGACGGGGTTCGACTTCGAGCGGGACGGCACCGTCACCTTCCCCTACTCGGCGGCCGGCCGCTACGGCGTCGCGTCCCCCACCGCACCCACCCCGTCCGAGCAGGGGCAGGAAGTCACCCTCAACGCCCTGGTGCGCCCGACGGACGCCGACGCGGGCCCGCCCCGCGGCACGGTGACCTTCTCCCTTCAGCAGGGACCGCCCCTCGGTACCGCCGAGGTGGACGACCAGGGGCGGGCGAGCATCACCACGAGCGATCTGCCGCTCGGCGACAGCGTCATCGCCATCGACTACGCGGGAGGCGATGCCTTCGTGCCGGCCAGTACCACCGTCCCTCATCACGTCAACCCAAGGCAGGGCAAGCCCGTCGGGGACGCACCGCTGGCGGAGGTCTTGGACTGGGCGCTGCTGCCCACCCTCGCCCTGATGGCCGACCCGCACGCGGTCGACGGCCACGTCAAGCTGGCCCAGAGCCTGCTGAACGCCGCTGGAGCCGCAACGCCCGCCCTCGTCGTCGACGGCAACTTCGGCGTCCTGACCCAAGACGCCGTACACACCTTCCGCGCCGGACCGATCCTCACCCCCGGGGACGACATCGACACACCCGTCTGGTTCGCGCTCGCCGTGGCCGCGCCCTGCCCCCTCCTGGAACCCGGCCCCCGTATCCCGCCCATGACGGGGCCGCCGGTGGCCGTCGTCCAGCGCCTGCTGAACCAGCAGGGCGCCGAGCCGCCCCTCGACGACGACGGGAAGTACGGACCCAAGACGGAGACCGCGGTACGGACCTTCCAGATGGCCCACGGCCTCACCGTCACCGGAACCGTGACCCCCGAGACCTGGGTCGCGCTCGCCGGCCCACCGCCCACCCCGACCCCCTCCGACCCGTCCGGCTCCAGGAGCATGCGCCTGACGTTCTCCTACGACAGCGCGGACTGGGCGCAGGGCGGCCCGGTCGTCCGGTTCGTCTCGCGGGAGGACCTGGAGATGACCGCCCCGCTCGCCGCCGATCCCGACGACTCCCCCCACGGCCGCGCCGGGTTCTGGTACGAGCTCCGCGATGCGGCCGGCCGGGTGCTGTACCGGCGTGCCCGGCACCGGCCGATCGCCGTCCTCCGGGAGGTCACGGGCCCCGGAGACGACGGCGGTCTCGTCGCCCTCCCCGTCGACGCTCCCCGGGGCACCTTCGAGCTGATTGCGCCCTTGCTGCCGGAAGGCGCCTCGGTCGTACTGTTCAGCAGCCCGCCCGATCCGGACCGGCTGGACGAACCGGCGTCCGAGATCTTCTCCCTGCCCCTCGACCAGCCGCTTTGA
- a CDS encoding LmeA family phospholipid-binding protein, protein MSLLIGAVVVDRVAAARAEGRTAQAFQDGMGTAERPSAHVGGFPVLTQLAEGRLSHVDLTAHDIPADGSARPLPVTKLTVGLDGLKTSGSADEAHARSVEATAFVSYEDVSAALGVSLSRGDEPGRINATAGLPLVGDVTVSAALSAAKGNRIAFADVRTVKGELIPPLKALLDKALEEPVPLENVPEGLHLRSVTTENGIDARFTGRSVTFRPSSSSTA, encoded by the coding sequence GTGTCGTTGCTGATCGGTGCTGTCGTGGTGGACCGGGTCGCCGCGGCCCGTGCGGAAGGCCGAACGGCTCAGGCGTTCCAGGACGGCATGGGGACCGCGGAGCGGCCTTCGGCGCACGTCGGTGGCTTCCCCGTGCTGACCCAGCTGGCCGAGGGTCGTCTGAGCCACGTCGACCTCACCGCCCACGACATACCTGCCGACGGCTCGGCACGGCCCCTGCCGGTGACGAAGCTGACGGTCGGCCTCGACGGTCTGAAGACCTCGGGGAGCGCCGACGAGGCGCATGCCCGCAGCGTCGAGGCGACCGCGTTCGTGTCGTACGAGGACGTGTCGGCCGCGCTCGGCGTGAGCCTGTCGCGAGGTGACGAGCCGGGGCGGATCAACGCGACGGCCGGTCTGCCGCTCGTCGGCGACGTGACCGTGAGTGCGGCCCTCTCCGCGGCGAAGGGCAACCGCATCGCCTTCGCGGACGTCCGTACGGTCAAGGGCGAGCTGATCCCGCCCTTGAAAGCGCTGCTCGACAAGGCCCTGGAAGAGCCCGTCCCGCTGGAGAACGTCCCCGAAGGGCTGCACCTGCGCTCGGTCACCACGGAGAACGGGATTGACGCCCGCTTCACCGGCCGCTCGGTCACCTTCCGTCCGAGCTCGTCGTCCACCGCGTAG
- a CDS encoding WD40 repeat domain-containing protein, with product MNHGIGAVSALTLTRTGSELVSADAAGRVLRWRRETGEALCPLLVAHKRSVWSMLLTPDDHEIVTGGSDGTLRRWNRATSAAVTGPSPAHDDWILALGRTTDGAELLTAAYDGTVRRWNRTDGTSLAPPLPAHDGAVRAMTLTPDDEEIVTAGNDGAVRRWRRTDAALLAGFDGHIGPVPAVAVSADGGEIVSGGRDGTVRRWDRESGSPLGEPLVAGVPVRVLALTTDGEIVAGCDDGTVRRWQRTTGKPVGTPVATGHLSVWAITVTADDREIITGGWDGFIHRWTRDPADPTVLRQATQQTRVDTAPRLEIRGPTPF from the coding sequence ATGAACCACGGCATCGGCGCGGTGAGCGCGCTCACCCTCACCAGGACCGGCTCGGAGCTCGTCAGTGCCGACGCCGCCGGCCGCGTCCTGCGCTGGCGCCGGGAGACCGGCGAAGCACTCTGCCCCCTGCTGGTCGCCCACAAGCGCAGCGTCTGGTCGATGCTCCTCACGCCCGACGACCACGAGATCGTCACCGGCGGCAGCGACGGCACCCTGCGCCGCTGGAACCGGGCCACCTCCGCCGCCGTAACCGGCCCCTCCCCGGCCCACGACGACTGGATCCTCGCCCTGGGCAGGACCACCGACGGCGCCGAACTGCTCACCGCCGCCTACGACGGCACGGTACGGCGCTGGAACCGGACCGACGGCACCTCCCTCGCCCCGCCGCTGCCCGCCCACGACGGGGCCGTCCGCGCGATGACCCTCACCCCGGACGACGAGGAGATCGTCACCGCCGGCAACGACGGCGCCGTGCGCCGCTGGCGCCGCACGGACGCCGCCCTGCTGGCAGGCTTCGACGGTCACATCGGCCCCGTGCCGGCCGTGGCCGTCAGCGCCGACGGCGGCGAGATCGTCAGCGGCGGCAGGGACGGCACGGTGCGCCGCTGGGACCGGGAGAGCGGCAGCCCGCTGGGCGAGCCCCTCGTGGCCGGTGTCCCCGTACGAGTCCTCGCCCTGACCACCGACGGCGAGATCGTCGCGGGCTGCGACGACGGCACCGTCCGCCGCTGGCAGCGCACCACCGGCAAGCCCGTGGGGACGCCCGTGGCCACCGGGCACCTCAGCGTCTGGGCGATCACCGTCACCGCCGACGACAGGGAGATCATCACCGGCGGCTGGGACGGCTTCATCCACCGCTGGACCCGGGATCCGGCCGACCCCACCGTCCTGCGCCAGGCCACCCAGCAGACCCGGGTCGACACCGCGCCGCGCCTGGAGATCCGCGGCCCCACACCGTTCTGA
- a CDS encoding VOC family protein has translation MSETRVNAVGVPDVRTAHQDLHSAQGALRGEHPGRSRNPVIKVADLAWLEFEKPDLDRAEVFARDFGFGIAARSESELWLRGTFAGSPCMVIRRGRTSRFIGPAFRAAERADLDRLARATGTSVRDADVPGGGKVVDLLDPSGFPVRVVHCAEELPALPEQQPLLLNFGTDHRRTNVTQRPPREPSRIQRLGHVVLETRVFGRALDWYLDTLGMIVSDFLFLDGQRGRGPTMAFIRCDQGSRAVDHHTLAMHLGPGNGYVHSAYQVTDLDSIAAGGEYLAERGYQRSWGIGRHIQGSQLFDYWRDPDRFMLEHFADGDLFSCDLDPGWAPMSTTGLAQWGPPATRDFLGASPSPQRVRDVIEALRGDNEMDPARLLGLLKAAKS, from the coding sequence ATGTCCGAAACCCGTGTCAACGCAGTCGGCGTCCCGGACGTCAGGACGGCCCATCAGGACCTCCACAGCGCGCAGGGCGCCCTGCGCGGCGAACATCCCGGGCGGTCCCGCAACCCCGTGATCAAGGTGGCCGACCTGGCCTGGCTGGAGTTCGAGAAGCCCGACCTGGACCGGGCCGAGGTCTTCGCCCGGGACTTCGGCTTCGGTATCGCCGCCCGGAGCGAGAGCGAGCTGTGGCTGCGGGGAACCTTCGCCGGCTCACCGTGCATGGTGATCCGGCGCGGCCGGACCTCCCGTTTCATCGGCCCGGCGTTCCGCGCCGCCGAGCGGGCCGACCTGGACCGGCTGGCCCGCGCCACGGGCACGTCCGTACGGGACGCGGACGTGCCCGGCGGCGGCAAGGTGGTCGACCTGCTCGACCCGTCCGGCTTCCCGGTCCGGGTCGTGCACTGCGCGGAGGAACTGCCGGCGCTGCCCGAGCAGCAGCCGCTTCTGCTCAACTTCGGCACCGATCACCGTCGCACGAACGTCACCCAGCGCCCGCCGCGTGAACCCTCCCGCATCCAGCGCCTGGGGCATGTGGTCCTGGAGACACGGGTGTTCGGGCGCGCCCTCGACTGGTACCTGGACACCCTCGGGATGATCGTGTCCGACTTCCTGTTCCTGGACGGCCAGCGCGGCCGTGGCCCGACGATGGCGTTCATCCGCTGTGACCAGGGCAGCCGGGCCGTCGACCACCACACGCTGGCCATGCACCTGGGCCCGGGCAACGGCTACGTCCACTCCGCCTACCAGGTGACCGACCTCGACTCGATCGCCGCCGGCGGCGAGTACCTGGCCGAGCGCGGCTACCAGCGCAGCTGGGGCATCGGCCGGCACATCCAGGGCAGCCAGCTCTTCGACTACTGGCGGGACCCCGACCGCTTCATGCTGGAGCACTTCGCCGACGGCGACCTGTTCTCCTGCGACCTGGATCCCGGCTGGGCACCCATGTCGACCACCGGCCTCGCCCAGTGGGGACCTCCTGCCACCCGTGACTTCCTCGGCGCGAGCCCCTCCCCGCAGCGGGTCCGCGACGTCATCGAAGCCCTGCGAGGCGATAACGAGATGGACCCGGCACGCCTGCTGGGCCTGCTCAAAGCCGCCAAGTCCTGA
- a CDS encoding TetR/AcrR family transcriptional regulator — protein MPTSAPPSNRFERRRAETRGALVRAARRILAETGDTSVSIQVIAERADVGFGSFYNHFDSKTELFEAAVQDALEEFGQTFDEHLAGIDDPAELVATGFRLSARMAESHPELMQVLRRRGLGHIHSDNGLTRRALRDIEVGMASGRFTAADPTVALSALGGTLLSLVELRFARPDVDGDEAAVNLAEMVLRMLGVPPDDAHEVARRPLPDLA, from the coding sequence ATGCCTACGTCAGCCCCGCCCAGCAACCGATTCGAGCGGCGTCGCGCCGAGACCCGCGGAGCTCTCGTCCGCGCGGCCCGCCGGATACTCGCCGAGACCGGGGACACCAGCGTCAGCATCCAGGTGATCGCCGAGCGCGCCGACGTCGGCTTCGGCTCGTTCTACAACCACTTCGACTCGAAGACGGAGCTCTTCGAGGCCGCGGTGCAGGATGCGCTGGAGGAGTTCGGCCAGACCTTCGACGAGCACCTGGCCGGCATCGACGACCCCGCGGAGCTCGTCGCGACGGGCTTCCGGCTCAGCGCCCGCATGGCCGAGTCGCACCCGGAGCTGATGCAGGTGCTGCGCCGCCGCGGCCTGGGCCACATCCACTCGGACAACGGCCTGACCCGACGGGCCCTCCGGGACATCGAGGTCGGCATGGCCTCCGGCCGCTTCACCGCCGCCGACCCGACAGTGGCCCTGTCCGCACTGGGTGGAACCCTGCTGTCCCTGGTGGAGCTGCGATTCGCCCGCCCCGATGTGGACGGCGACGAGGCCGCGGTGAACCTCGCCGAGATGGTCCTGCGCATGCTGGGCGTCCCGCCGGACGACGCCCACGAGGTCGCCCGGCGCCCCCTCCCCGACCTCGCCTGA